The Actinocatenispora sera genome has a window encoding:
- the arc gene encoding proteasome ATPase, producing the protein MARSEDAESRAARWEKEAHDLSTQVAFLQEELALVRRRLTESPRQVRLLEERLAAAQAQVQRLGDQNERLVSTLKDAREQIVTLKEEIDRLAQPPSGYGVFLGRYDDGTVDVFTGGRKLRVAVSPAVPIEDLQRGQEVLLNDALNVVESLGFERAGDIVMIKELLEGPEGRSDRALVVSHADEERVVHLADTLIAAPLRAGDALLIDSRSSYAFERIPRSEVEELVLEEVPDINYTDIGGLDSQIEQIRDAVELPFLHADLFLEHQLRPPKGVLLYGPPGCGKTLIAKAVANSLAKQVQEHREGERARSFFLNIKGPELLNKYVGETERHIRLIFQRAREKAGEGVPVIVFFDEMDSIFRTRGSGVSSDVENTIVPQLLSEIDGVEGLENVIVIGASNREDMIDPAILRPGRLDVKIKIERPDAESAKDIFAKYLTTDLPLHPDDLAEHGDSRQACIAAMVQAAVERMYTETEENRFLEVTYANGDKEVLYFKDFNSGAMIENIVGRAKKMAIKDFLSTGTKGLRLAHLLDATVDEFQENEDLPNTTNPDDWARISGKKGERIVYIRTLVSGKSAESGRSIDTVSNTGQYL; encoded by the coding sequence GTGGCACGCAGCGAAGACGCCGAGAGCCGCGCCGCGCGCTGGGAAAAGGAGGCCCACGACCTCTCCACGCAGGTCGCGTTCCTGCAGGAGGAGCTGGCCCTCGTTCGCCGCCGGCTGACCGAGAGCCCACGACAGGTCCGTTTGTTGGAAGAGCGCCTGGCCGCAGCACAGGCCCAGGTGCAACGACTCGGTGACCAGAACGAACGACTGGTCTCGACGCTCAAGGACGCCCGCGAGCAGATCGTCACCCTCAAGGAAGAGATCGACCGGTTGGCCCAGCCGCCCAGCGGCTACGGCGTCTTCCTCGGTCGCTACGACGACGGCACCGTCGACGTGTTCACCGGCGGGCGCAAGCTGCGCGTCGCGGTGTCCCCGGCGGTCCCGATCGAGGACCTCCAGCGCGGTCAGGAGGTGCTGCTCAACGACGCGCTCAACGTGGTCGAGAGCCTCGGCTTCGAGCGGGCCGGCGACATCGTCATGATCAAGGAGCTGTTGGAGGGGCCGGAGGGCCGTTCCGACCGGGCCCTGGTCGTCTCGCATGCCGACGAGGAGCGCGTGGTGCACCTCGCCGACACGCTGATCGCCGCGCCGCTGCGGGCCGGTGACGCCCTGCTGATCGACTCCCGCAGCTCCTACGCCTTCGAGCGGATCCCCCGCAGCGAGGTCGAAGAGCTGGTGCTGGAGGAAGTGCCCGACATCAACTACACCGACATCGGCGGGCTGGACTCGCAGATCGAGCAGATCCGCGACGCGGTGGAACTGCCGTTCCTGCACGCCGACCTTTTCCTGGAACACCAGCTGCGGCCACCGAAGGGCGTGCTGCTCTACGGCCCGCCCGGCTGCGGCAAGACCCTGATCGCCAAGGCGGTCGCCAACTCGCTGGCCAAGCAGGTCCAGGAGCACCGCGAGGGGGAGCGGGCGCGCAGCTTCTTCCTCAACATCAAGGGCCCGGAGCTGCTCAACAAGTACGTGGGTGAGACCGAGCGGCACATCCGGCTGATCTTCCAGCGCGCCCGGGAGAAGGCCGGCGAGGGTGTCCCGGTGATCGTGTTCTTCGACGAGATGGACTCGATCTTCCGCACCCGCGGCTCGGGCGTGTCCTCCGACGTGGAGAACACGATCGTGCCGCAGCTGCTGAGCGAGATCGACGGGGTCGAGGGCCTGGAGAACGTCATCGTCATCGGCGCCTCCAACCGGGAAGACATGATCGACCCGGCGATCCTGCGGCCCGGCCGGCTCGACGTGAAGATCAAGATCGAGCGTCCGGACGCCGAGTCGGCCAAGGACATCTTCGCCAAGTACCTCACCACCGACCTGCCGCTGCACCCCGACGACCTGGCCGAGCACGGCGACTCGCGGCAGGCCTGCATCGCCGCGATGGTGCAGGCAGCGGTCGAGCGGATGTACACCGAAACCGAGGAGAACCGCTTCCTGGAGGTCACCTACGCCAACGGCGACAAGGAGGTCCTCTACTTCAAGGACTTCAACTCCGGCGCCATGATCGAGAACATCGTGGGCCGGGCCAAGAAGATGGCGATCAAGGACTTCCTCAGCACCGGTACCAAGGGCCTGCGGCTCGCTCACCTGCTCGACGCCACCGTCGACGAGTTCCAGGAGAACGAGGACCTGCCCAACACCACCAACCCGGACGACTGGGCGCGCATCTCCGGCAAGAAGGGCGAGCGGATCGTCTACATCCGCACCCTGGTGTCGGGCAAGAGCGCCGAGTCCGGCCGGTCCATCGACACGGTCAGCAACACCGGTCAGTACCTCTGA
- the dop gene encoding depupylase/deamidase Dop gives MSSRRVMGTEVEYGISVPGRPGANPMVTSSAIVNAYGARPELDRGGRARWDYEEESPLRDARGFSYSGALYDPAEALADEDLGLANVILTNGARLYVDHAHPEYSAPECTNARDVALWDKAGELVMAEAARRASAIPGAQAINLYKNNTDNKGASYGTHENYLMRRDTPFADIVAHLTPFFVTRQVFCGAGRVGIGQDGSGTGFQLSQRADFFEVEVGLETTLKRPIINTRDEPHADADKYRRLHVIIGDANLSEIATYLKVGTTALVLAMIEAKALPGDLGIADPVTELKNVSHDPSLTHRIRMRDGRELTALEIQRGYLEHARAFCAQQYGDDLDEITADVLDRWDEVLRKLGEDPHTLADQLDWVAKLRLLNGYRQREQLDWSSPKLALVDLQYSDVRPGKGLYHRLVARGAMRRLFTDDEVVRAVGEPPTDTRAFFRGRCLKNYPAEVVAASWDSVIFDVGRESLVRVPMMEPLRGTKRHVGELFDRCVSAKDLLAELTAD, from the coding sequence ATGAGCAGCCGACGGGTCATGGGCACCGAGGTCGAGTACGGCATCTCCGTGCCCGGCCGGCCCGGCGCCAACCCGATGGTCACCTCCTCGGCCATCGTCAACGCCTACGGCGCCCGCCCCGAGCTCGACCGCGGTGGCCGCGCCCGGTGGGACTACGAGGAGGAGTCGCCGCTGCGCGACGCCCGTGGCTTCAGCTACTCCGGCGCGCTGTACGACCCGGCCGAGGCGCTGGCCGACGAGGACCTCGGCCTCGCCAACGTCATCCTCACCAACGGCGCCCGGCTCTACGTCGACCACGCGCACCCCGAATACTCCGCGCCGGAATGCACCAACGCCCGCGACGTCGCCCTGTGGGACAAGGCCGGCGAGCTCGTGATGGCCGAGGCCGCCCGCCGCGCCTCCGCCATCCCCGGCGCCCAGGCGATCAACCTGTACAAGAACAACACCGACAACAAGGGCGCCAGCTACGGCACCCACGAGAACTACCTGATGCGCCGCGACACGCCGTTCGCCGACATCGTGGCGCACCTGACCCCGTTCTTCGTGACGCGACAGGTCTTCTGCGGCGCCGGGCGGGTCGGCATCGGCCAGGACGGCTCCGGTACCGGCTTCCAGCTCTCCCAGCGCGCCGACTTCTTCGAGGTCGAGGTCGGCCTGGAGACCACGCTGAAGCGGCCCATCATCAACACCCGGGACGAGCCGCACGCCGACGCCGACAAGTACCGCCGGCTGCACGTGATCATCGGCGACGCCAACCTGTCCGAGATCGCCACCTACCTCAAGGTCGGCACCACGGCGCTGGTGCTCGCGATGATCGAGGCGAAGGCGCTGCCCGGTGACCTCGGCATCGCCGACCCGGTCACCGAGCTGAAGAACGTCAGCCACGACCCGTCGCTGACCCACCGGATCCGGATGCGCGACGGCCGCGAGCTGACCGCGCTGGAGATCCAGCGCGGCTACCTGGAGCACGCCCGCGCGTTCTGCGCCCAGCAGTACGGCGACGACCTCGACGAGATCACCGCCGACGTGCTGGACCGCTGGGACGAGGTGCTGCGCAAGCTCGGCGAGGACCCCCACACGCTCGCCGACCAGCTCGACTGGGTGGCCAAGCTGCGGCTGCTCAACGGCTACCGGCAGCGCGAGCAGCTCGACTGGTCCTCGCCGAAGCTCGCCCTGGTCGACCTGCAGTACTCCGACGTGCGGCCGGGCAAGGGGCTCTACCACCGGCTGGTGGCGCGCGGTGCGATGCGGCGGCTGTTCACCGACGACGAGGTGGTCCGCGCGGTCGGTGAGCCGCCGACCGACACCAGGGCGTTCTTCCGCGGCCGCTGCCTGAAGAACTACCCGGCCGAGGTCGTCGCGGCCAGCTGGGACTCGGTGATCTTCGACGTCGGCCGCGAGTCGCTGGTGCGGGTACCGATGATGGAGCCGCTGCGCGGCACGAAGCGGCACGTCGGTGAGCTGTTCGACCGGTGCGTCAGCGCCAAGGATCTGCTTGCCGAGCTGACCGCCGACTGA
- a CDS encoding ubiquitin-like protein Pup produces the protein MATRDSGGQSQSHRSHTEEDAVDEAPAVDPEVAERQEKLTEDVDDLLDEIDGVLEENAEEFVKGYVQKGGQ, from the coding sequence ATGGCGACGCGAGACAGCGGTGGGCAGTCCCAGTCCCACCGCAGCCACACCGAGGAAGACGCAGTCGACGAGGCCCCCGCGGTCGACCCGGAGGTCGCCGAGCGGCAGGAGAAGCTCACCGAGGACGTCGACGACCTCCTCGACGAAATCGACGGCGTGCTGGAAGAGAACGCCGAGGAGTTCGTGAAGGGTTACGTGCAAAAAGGCGGACAATGA
- a CDS encoding endonuclease VII domain-containing protein — MMEKSDIESKFCKDCKRTHPISEFHRNSRSRDGYAFYCKSCANLRQEASRRRRGTNPRKRPSQAIPAGMKWCPDCAEIKQVTEFPTAGRRRKVHTYCRTCHNKRGRESKQRLYGGSREYHLRRRYGIGVADFERMLAEQGGVCAICGRAAPEHVDHDHVSGGVRGILCFNCNGGLGHFRDDVEHLAKAISYLRGTTPWVEISPGVYRSNSRTPAVRRSRII; from the coding sequence ATGATGGAGAAATCGGACATAGAGTCCAAGTTCTGCAAGGACTGTAAGAGGACTCATCCGATCTCTGAGTTCCATCGAAATTCCCGTAGTCGGGACGGCTACGCCTTCTACTGCAAGTCCTGCGCGAACCTGCGGCAGGAAGCGAGCCGCCGCCGCCGTGGGACGAACCCGCGGAAGCGCCCCTCACAAGCGATCCCGGCGGGGATGAAGTGGTGTCCCGACTGTGCCGAGATCAAGCAGGTGACGGAGTTCCCGACGGCGGGCCGCCGCCGGAAGGTGCACACGTATTGCAGGACCTGCCACAACAAACGTGGTCGGGAGTCCAAGCAGCGGTTGTACGGCGGTTCGCGGGAGTATCACCTGCGGCGGCGGTACGGGATCGGGGTGGCGGACTTCGAGCGGATGCTCGCGGAGCAGGGCGGCGTCTGCGCGATCTGTGGGCGGGCCGCGCCGGAGCATGTGGACCACGATCATGTGTCCGGCGGGGTTCGTGGCATTCTGTGCTTCAACTGCAACGGCGGGCTCGGACACTTCCGGGACGACGTCGAGCACCTGGCCAAGGCGATCAGCTACCTGAGAGGAACCACTCCGTGGGTCGAGATCTCCCCGGGCGTCTACCGGTCGAATTCGCGTACACCGGCGGTCCGTCGTTCGCGGATTATCTGA
- the prcB gene encoding proteasome subunit beta, translated as MLPGRRPLPPSEALGDLAPHGTTIIAMTYSGGVLLAGDRRATMGNLIAQRDIRKVFPADTYSAIAFAGTAGIGLELMRLFRVELEHYEKIEGTSLSLPAKANRLAAMVRDNLGAAIQGLAVVPLFTGYDPDAADPATAGRIYSYDVTGGPYEERDFHAVGSGSLFAKSALKKRYSRDVDADGAVRLAVEALYDAAEDDTATGGPDLARSIFPIVALVDAEGFRELPEEDVAGVVRSVVEERMQHPGG; from the coding sequence ATGCTGCCGGGCCGTCGCCCGCTGCCGCCGTCCGAGGCGCTCGGCGACCTCGCCCCGCACGGGACGACGATCATCGCGATGACGTACTCGGGTGGCGTGCTGCTGGCCGGCGACCGGCGCGCGACGATGGGCAACCTGATCGCGCAGCGCGACATCCGCAAGGTGTTCCCGGCCGACACGTACTCGGCGATCGCGTTCGCCGGCACGGCCGGCATCGGTCTGGAGCTGATGCGGCTGTTCCGGGTCGAGCTGGAGCACTACGAGAAGATCGAGGGCACCTCGCTGTCGCTGCCGGCGAAGGCGAACCGGCTGGCCGCGATGGTGCGTGACAACCTCGGTGCGGCGATTCAGGGTCTCGCGGTGGTCCCGCTGTTCACCGGCTACGACCCGGATGCGGCGGATCCGGCGACGGCCGGACGCATCTACTCCTACGACGTGACCGGCGGGCCGTACGAGGAGCGTGACTTCCACGCGGTCGGGTCCGGTTCGCTGTTCGCCAAGTCGGCGTTGAAGAAGCGCTACTCGCGCGACGTGGACGCCGACGGTGCGGTGCGCCTTGCGGTCGAGGCGCTGTACGACGCGGCCGAGGACGACACCGCCACCGGCGGCCCGGACCTTGCCCGCAGCATCTTCCCGATCGTGGCGCTGGTGGACGCGGAGGGGTTCCGCGAGCTGCCGGAGGAGGACGTGGCCGGCGTGGTGCGCTCGGTGGTGGAGGAGCGGATGCAGCACCCGGGCGGCTGA
- the prcA gene encoding proteasome subunit alpha, protein MTMPFYASPEQLMRDKSEYARKGIARGRSVVVLTYADGVLFVAENVSTALHKVAEIYDRIGFAAVGRYNEFENLRKAGVRYADVQGYANNRADVRGLGLANVYAQALGTLFTEQPKPFEVEVCVAEVGDSPQRDQLYRLTYDGSVGDEPGYVAMGGQADAISAVLRDRHRDDMTLAEALRLAVDALSGTGTERRELTAAQLEVAVLDRRRAGRTFRRITGAALDELVAQGAPADAEPSGDAAAEAPAGEAVDTEPTGEVAGKDAGKSDEAGGEKPAGDADDK, encoded by the coding sequence GTGACGATGCCGTTCTACGCCTCGCCCGAGCAGCTGATGCGCGACAAGTCCGAGTACGCGCGGAAGGGCATTGCGCGGGGCCGCAGTGTGGTGGTGCTGACGTACGCGGACGGCGTGCTGTTCGTCGCGGAGAACGTCTCCACCGCGCTGCACAAGGTGGCGGAGATCTACGACCGGATCGGCTTTGCCGCGGTCGGTCGCTACAACGAGTTCGAGAACCTGCGCAAGGCGGGCGTCCGCTACGCCGACGTGCAGGGGTACGCGAACAACCGTGCCGACGTGCGCGGCCTGGGCCTGGCCAACGTGTACGCGCAGGCGCTGGGCACGCTGTTCACCGAGCAGCCGAAGCCGTTCGAGGTGGAGGTGTGTGTCGCGGAGGTGGGCGACAGCCCGCAGCGCGACCAGCTGTACCGGTTGACCTACGACGGTTCGGTGGGTGACGAGCCGGGCTACGTGGCGATGGGCGGCCAGGCGGACGCGATCTCGGCGGTGCTGCGGGACCGGCACCGCGACGACATGACGCTGGCGGAGGCGCTGCGGCTGGCGGTGGACGCGTTGAGCGGCACCGGCACCGAGCGGCGTGAGCTGACCGCGGCGCAGCTGGAGGTGGCGGTGCTGGACCGGCGTCGCGCCGGCCGTACGTTCCGCCGGATCACCGGTGCCGCGCTGGACGAGTTGGTGGCGCAGGGCGCCCCGGCCGACGCCGAGCCGTCCGGGGATGCGGCGGCCGAGGCGCCGGCGGGCGAGGCGGTGGACACCGAGCCGACCGGCGAGGTGGCCGGCAAGGACGCCGGGAAGTCCGACGAGGCGGGCGGCGAGAAGCCCGCGGGTGACGCCGACGACAAGTGA
- the pafA gene encoding Pup--protein ligase, producing MDRRIFGIETEYGVTCTFRGQRRLSPDEVARYLFRRVVSWGRSSNVFLRNGARLYLDVGSHPEYATPECDSVQDLVTHDRAGERTLEGLLIDAERRLHDEGIAGEIYLFKNNTDSAGNSYGCHENYLVSRHGEFGRLADILIPFLVTRQLICGAGKVLQTPRGAVFCLSQRAEHIWEGVSSATTRSRPIINTRDEPHADAERYRRLHVIVGDSNMNEVTTLLKVGTADLVLRMIEAGVVMRDLTLENPIRAIREVSHDVTGRRTVRLASGREASALDIQQEYYTKAVDFVAQRGGDEVTKRILELWGRVLGAVESGDLSSVRREIDWVSKLDLIERYRGKHDLPLAHPRVAQLDLAYHDLRRGRGLYQLMERRGEVDRVASDVEIFEAKETPPQTTRARLRGEFIRRAQEKRRDFTVDWVHLKLNDQAQRTVLCKDPFRSVDERVDKLIASM from the coding sequence ATGGATCGGCGCATCTTCGGGATTGAGACCGAGTACGGGGTGACGTGCACCTTCCGCGGGCAGCGGCGGCTGTCCCCGGACGAGGTCGCCCGCTATCTGTTCCGCCGCGTGGTGTCGTGGGGGCGCTCGTCCAACGTGTTCCTGCGCAACGGCGCCCGGTTGTACCTCGATGTCGGTTCGCACCCGGAGTATGCGACGCCGGAGTGCGACTCGGTGCAGGATCTGGTCACGCACGACCGGGCCGGTGAGCGGACCCTGGAGGGGCTGCTGATCGACGCGGAGCGGCGGCTGCACGACGAGGGCATCGCCGGGGAGATCTACCTGTTCAAGAACAACACCGACTCCGCGGGCAACTCGTACGGATGCCACGAGAACTACCTGGTGTCCCGGCACGGCGAGTTCGGCCGGTTGGCCGACATCCTGATCCCGTTCCTGGTGACCAGGCAGCTGATCTGCGGCGCGGGCAAGGTGCTGCAGACTCCGCGCGGCGCGGTGTTCTGCCTGTCCCAGCGGGCCGAGCACATCTGGGAGGGCGTCTCCAGCGCGACCACCCGCTCGCGACCGATCATCAACACCCGGGACGAGCCGCACGCCGACGCCGAGCGGTACCGCCGGCTGCACGTCATCGTGGGCGACTCGAACATGAACGAGGTCACCACGCTGCTCAAGGTCGGTACCGCCGATCTGGTGCTGCGGATGATCGAGGCCGGTGTGGTGATGCGCGACCTGACGCTGGAGAACCCGATTCGGGCGATCCGCGAGGTCAGCCACGACGTGACCGGCCGCCGGACGGTGCGGCTGGCGTCCGGCCGGGAGGCCAGCGCGCTGGACATCCAGCAGGAGTACTACACGAAGGCGGTCGACTTCGTCGCGCAGCGCGGCGGCGACGAGGTGACCAAGCGGATCCTGGAACTGTGGGGCCGGGTGCTCGGCGCGGTGGAGTCGGGTGACCTGTCCAGCGTGCGGCGCGAGATCGACTGGGTCAGCAAGCTGGACCTGATCGAGCGGTACCGCGGCAAGCACGACCTGCCGCTGGCGCACCCGCGGGTCGCGCAGCTGGATCTGGCGTACCACGATCTGCGTCGCGGTCGCGGGCTCTACCAGCTGATGGAGCGGCGGGGCGAGGTCGACCGGGTGGCGAGCGACGTGGAGATCTTCGAGGCGAAGGAGACGCCGCCGCAAACCACCCGGGCGCGGCTGCGCGGTGAGTTCATCCGGCGGGCGCAGGAGAAGCGGCGTGACTTCACGGTCGACTGGGTCCACCTGAAGCTGAACGATCAGGCGCAGCGCACCGTGCTGTGCAAGGACCCGTTCCGCTCGGTCGACGAGCGTGTCGACAAGCTGATCGCGAGCATGTGA
- a CDS encoding MFS transporter — protein sequence MSVSVAAYRRALSTPGARGPVVASLFARLPIAMIGLAALLYVQREYGSYGPAGLVSAGTLVGVAAGSVVQGRLMDAFGATRPMLVVVAGYAGFVTVGCLTIEAHGPVPLLVLLALGIGVFEPQVGSASRAMWPRLLPAGPNRDAALAYEAISMEVFFILGPGIAGLLAVAPWAGTGLVAGAALMIAGSLVFVLNPTIREHRPRRGAGGRSVLGALASPGLRTVALAAFGFGAVVGFVEVAVPASATAAGHGAAGGLLLSLSSVSSVAFGLVYGVRPWPRAMRLRLPALLAGFAALVALLSVPAGLVGLAVALLVAGCLITPQSTAHSAAVELVAPAGTATEAFGWIVTAVTLGLAGGQSISGQLTAAHGPRPAFLLAAGVGLVLAGLLWLLRGTIGAGHPATRADSPVEPQIPAGV from the coding sequence ATGTCCGTTTCTGTTGCCGCGTACCGGCGTGCCCTGAGCACCCCGGGCGCTCGCGGGCCGGTGGTGGCCTCGCTGTTCGCCCGGCTGCCGATCGCGATGATCGGCCTGGCCGCGCTGCTCTACGTGCAGCGCGAGTACGGCTCGTACGGGCCGGCCGGGCTGGTGTCGGCCGGCACCCTGGTGGGCGTCGCGGCCGGCTCGGTGGTGCAGGGCCGGCTGATGGACGCGTTCGGCGCGACCCGCCCGATGCTGGTGGTGGTTGCCGGGTACGCCGGGTTCGTGACGGTGGGCTGCCTGACCATCGAGGCGCACGGGCCGGTTCCGCTGCTGGTCCTGCTGGCGTTGGGGATCGGCGTGTTCGAGCCGCAGGTGGGTTCGGCCTCGCGGGCGATGTGGCCGCGGCTGCTGCCGGCCGGGCCGAACCGGGACGCCGCCCTGGCGTACGAGGCGATCAGCATGGAGGTCTTCTTCATCCTCGGCCCGGGCATCGCCGGGCTGCTCGCGGTGGCGCCGTGGGCCGGGACGGGCCTCGTCGCCGGCGCGGCGCTGATGATCGCCGGGTCGTTGGTGTTCGTGCTGAACCCGACGATCCGCGAGCACCGCCCGCGCCGCGGTGCCGGCGGCCGTAGCGTGCTGGGCGCCCTCGCCAGCCCCGGCCTGCGGACGGTCGCGCTCGCCGCGTTCGGCTTCGGTGCGGTGGTCGGTTTCGTGGAGGTGGCGGTACCGGCGTCGGCGACCGCCGCCGGCCACGGCGCGGCCGGCGGTCTGCTGCTCAGCCTGTCCTCGGTCAGCTCGGTGGCGTTCGGCCTGGTGTACGGGGTGCGCCCGTGGCCCCGTGCGATGCGGTTGCGGCTGCCGGCGCTGCTGGCCGGGTTCGCCGCGCTGGTGGCGCTGCTGTCGGTACCGGCCGGGCTGGTCGGGTTGGCGGTGGCGCTGCTGGTGGCGGGCTGCCTGATCACGCCGCAGTCCACGGCGCACTCGGCGGCGGTGGAGCTGGTCGCGCCGGCCGGTACCGCCACCGAGGCGTTCGGCTGGATCGTGACCGCGGTGACGCTGGGGCTCGCCGGTGGCCAGTCGATCAGCGGGCAGCTGACCGCGGCGCACGGTCCGCGGCCGGCGTTCCTGCTCGCGGCCGGCGTCGGACTGGTTCTGGCCGGGCTGTTGTGGCTGCTGCGCGGCACGATCGGTGCCGGCCATCCGGCGACGCGGGCGGACTCGCCGGTCGAGCCGCAGATCCCCGCCGGCGTCTGA